TTATTGAAAAAGATGAACCTGCTGCAACAGTCATAGCATCAGATGAAAGTCTTGAAAAGGCCATTTATAAAGCAGAAAAATTGGTTGAACGAGTTTATAATGAGCTTGAACCATTTCCTGAAAAAATACTGGCTAGAAATGTCAGTGTGTGATATTTAAAAATAGCGTTTTATATATACTTAAAAAGATAAGTAGCTAATTTTTGTTCGCTACTTATCTTGATTACTTTTAATTCTATAAAATAAGTTAGTAATTTATCTAAAATAGGCCTAAAACACGTAGAATAAAGATTAATGTCCCTATTACTATCATTATAGTTACTACAATTGATGCTCCAGAGAGTATTAAAAATAATTTTGCACGTTTATCTGGATCATCCATGATATCTTCTATTGGGTCTATACTCATTTGATCACCTTGACTGTATTAATTTAACTATCTTACGAGAAAGATGTACTGTGTAGTTGTTGGAAACTTAATCCTAAGTTCCTTTATTTGAGGTCTATATATAAAAAGTTCACGTTTACATGGGTCAATATTTAATATTTTGCAGATAATGGTTGACTCCATGTCTCCAGCAATTCTTGCTCCAGATGTCAGCGACTCGATTTCAATATAAATAGGAAGTTTTAATTTTTTATAGTCTTCTTTATCAATCATGCTGGCTATTTCTTTAAGTTCAGCATTTTTAAATCTGTGCCTTGTACCATCTGCACCTAGTACGTGGGGCCTTTCTTCTTTCAAAAGTTCTGCTAATGTTTTTCGACGTCTTGGGAGATGCCTGTTTAAACTTATAACCTGCTTTTTAAGAATGTTATCTGAAGGATCTAATTTTTTCATCTATTAATTTTATCTATTCCATTCATATAAGCTTTATAAAAATGATGTAAAATAGGAAAATAATGCCTTTAATATATATCTAACTGTATAAATAGCTTTGATTTATTTTTAGGTATTAAAATAAAAAAAATAGTAAAAAAAGGAGTTTATTTGATCATCTCTACAGGGAGAAGAACTAAAACTCCAAGTAAGTCGTCTTTTTGTATAGTACCATCGATGTTTGCAAGAAATGAAGCATAGTCAACTGTTCTTTTCATGCTCATAGGAAGATGAACTTCTTCTCCCACTGCTACTGTATGTCCATATCTGTTTGATGCATAAGCAGATAAGAACACTATGTGGTTTGCAGGGATATTGATTTTTTTAATCTTTATTGATTTGGCTTCATTAGCTTTAATATCCATGTCCTCATCAGCTATTACGGCGCGTAGTTTACCAATAATGTTTCCTACTTTAAAATCGCCTAGTGCGTGAAGTTCTTCGCCTTTAAGCTCTTCTTTAACCTCATCTACCCTATTTAATACTCTAATAGCTCCCATTTTATGACTCCATGGCCTTTTTAATCATTTTCAACCTTACGAAGTTTTCTCTTTCCATTTCTTCAAGCCGCATTTCAATGTACTTGACTGTATTTTCTACTCTTGGAATGATTATGTGCTCTAGCGCATTTACCCTTCTTTTTGTTGATTCTATCTCTTCTGCAAGAAGTACAATGGTTTTTTCGATTTCTGCAAGTTCAAGTATTAAATTGATTGATTCTTCGAACTTCCTTGCTGCCTCATCAAGTTTGGCAGAAGTATCTACAAATCCGTAACCTCTTTGAACCATGTTTCTTTGTGAAGTTTCAGCTTCAAGTATAGGCACCACAACACCCATTACACTCCGTGAGTCGATATCCACTTTGACAGATTCTTTAACAGACACCGCAGCTTTTTTAACAGCTAAGTCTCCCATAACAATTTGAGCAGTTGTGAGATCTTCAAATGCCTCAGCCATTTTTTTCTCAACTTCATTTCTGGAACCTTTTACACGTTCCAGTATGTTGAAAAATTCCATTATAAGAGCATTCCTTTTCTCTTTAAGGAGACCATGCCCTTTAACTGCGAGCTTTTCACGGTCCTTAAGTTTAAGAAGTTCCATCCTTGTTGGATTAACTCCTTCTAACATTTCTTGTGCCATTTTTTATCCCTCTTTTAAAAATAAATAAAAGGAGGTTATTTATGTGCAGGGTGATATTTTGGAATATGCTCTGCTTTAACCCTTTTAAGTTCAGCTTCAGGAAGTAAACTTAGAAGTTCCCAACCAATGGTGAGTGTTTCCTCGATGGTCCTGTCCTCATCTTTGGTTTCTGTAACGAACTTGTTCTCGAATTCATCTGCAAATGCGAGATATTTTCGGTCACGTTCTGTAAGTGCTTCTTCACCAACAACAGCCATAAGGTCTCTTAAGTCACGGCCTTCAGAATATGCTGAATAAAGCTGGTCAGATACACCGCTGTGGTCTTCTCTTGTTCTTCCTTCACCAATTCCACCACTCATCAATCTTGAAAGTGATGGGAGTACGTCTACTGGAGGATAAATACCTTTCCTGTAAAGATCTCTGCTTAATACGATCTGTCCTTCGGTAATGTAACCGGTCAAGTCAGGAATTGGGTGGGTAATATCATCCTGAGGCATAACAAGAATTGGCATCTGGGTAATTGAACCTTCTTTACCTTCCATACGACCTGCTCTCTCATAGAGTGAAGCAAGGTCAGTGTACATGTAACCTGGGTATCCACGTCTTCCTGGAACCTCTTCACGTGCAGCTGAAATTTCCCTTAATGCTTCACAGTAGTTGGTCATATCAGTTAAGATAACAAGAACGTGCATTCCTTTTTCAAAAGCAAAGTATTCTGCTGTTGTAAGTGCCATCCTTGGTGTAATGATCCTTTCAGTTGCAGGGTCGTCTGCAAGGTTCATGAAAACTGTAACTCTTTCGAGAGCTCCGGTTCTTTCGAAATCTCTCATGAAGAAGTTTGCTTCTTCGTGGGTAATTCCCATAGCTGCAAATACAACTGCAAATTCAGTTTCTTCTCCTACTACCTTAGCGTGTCTTGCAATCTGTGCTGCAAGGTCGTTGTGAGGTAATCCAGATCCTGAAAATATAGGGAGTTTTTGTCCTCTAACAAGAGTGTTTGTTCCGTCTATGGTTGAGATACCAGTCTGTATAAATTCTGCTGGGAATTCCCTTGCGGTTGGGTTCATTGGGTTTCCGTTAATATCGAGTTCTTTATCTGGGATGATCTCTGGACCGCCGTCTATAGGTTTTCCAGTACCTCCGAAAACTCTTCCGAGCATGTCAAGGGAAACACCTAATCTCGCTGTTTCACCTGTAAATCTTACTTTGGTTGTTGCTGTGTTAAGGTCGCTTGTACCTTCAAACACCTGTACAACCGCAAAACCTTCACGTACCTCGAGAACCTGTCCTCTTCTGGCGTCCCCTGCAGGTGTTATTATGTCTACTATTTCGTTGTAGCCCACATCTTCAACACCTTCTACAATCATGAGAGGTCCTGAAACTTCAGAAACGGTTGTATATTCCCTTGTTTTGATATTTAAATCCATTTTCATACCTCACTAGTTTGTTTAATTACCTTATCCTGAATTGCTTTAATCTCAGCTTCAAACTCTGCTTCAGGTATGTATTTCATTCTACCGATGTCTTCTTTTACGCTGAGTGCAATGATATCGTTGGATGCCGCGCCGCGTTCAAGAGCTGCGGTAGCGTGTTCCTGGAACATGACTATGGTTTTAAGCATTCCGTATTGTTTTGCTGGTGCACAGTAAGTGTCTATTTCGTGGAACGCGTTCTGCTGGAGGAAATCTTCCCTTAGCATCCTTGTGGTTTCTAAGGTGACTCTTTCCCTGTCAGGTAATGCATCAGGACCTACTAGCTGAACGATTTCCTGAAGTTCGGATTCTTTCTGGAGTAAAAGCATTGCTTCGTCCCTTAATTCTCTCCAATCGTCACCTACATTGGTGTTCCACCATCCTGCGATGCTGTCTACATATAATGAGTAGCTCTGCAGCCAGTCAATTGAAGGGAAGTGACGTTTGTCTGCAAGTGATGAGTCAAGCGCCCAGAACACTTTGGATATACGTAAAGTGTTTTGAGTTACAGGCTCTGAAAGGTCCCCACCAGGAGGTGATACTGCACCGACTACTGTTAATGATGCTACTTTATCTTCTGTACCTACTGTGGTTACTCTTCCTGCTCTTTCGTAGAATTGAGCGAGTTTTGATGCAAGGTAAGCTGGGTAACCTTCTTCACCAGGCATCTCTTCGAGCCTTCCTGAAATTTCCCTCATAGCCTCTGCCCATCTTGATGTTGAGTCAGCCATAAGAGCTACATCGTATCCCATGTCTCTGAAGTATTCTGCAATGGTAATTCCTGTGTATACAGATGCTTCCCTTGCAGCCACAGGCATGTTTGATGTGTTTGCGATAAGGACTGTTCTGTCCATGAGTGGTTTTCCTGTTTTTGGGTCTTCAAGTTCTGGGAACTCGGTTAAAACCTCTGTCATTTCGTTTCCACGTTCTCCACATCCTATGTATACAACGATGTCTGCGTCAGCCCATTTTGCAAGCTGCTGCTGTGTAACAGTTTTACCTGAACCGAATGGACCTGGCATAGCTGCTGTTCCACCTTTTGCAACTGTGAAGAATGTGTCCTGTGCTCTTTGACCGGTTACCAGTGGTATGTCTGGGTCAAGTTTTGATTTGTATGGTCTTCCAACCCTTACAGGCCATTTCTGTACCATCTGTACTTTTTCAACGCCGGCTGATGTTTCCACTTCAGCTATGTCGTCTACTATTGTGTATTCTCCTTCACTTACGATACTTTTTAGAGTACCTTCTGTTTTTGGAGGGATCATGATCCTGTGAACTATGGAAGAAGTTTCCTGAACTTCACCAATGACGTCTCCGCCTTTTACCTGTGCTCCTGCGCTTACTTTTGGGACAAATTTCCATTTTTTGTCTTTAGGTAGTGCAGGAACGTCTACACCTCTTTCAATGTAGTCTCCAGTTAAGGCTTTAATATTTTCAAGTGGCCTTTGAATTCCATCGTAAATGGATGTAAGAATTCCAGGACCTAACTCTACTGAGAGTGGCCCTCCAGTACTTTCAATTTGTTCCCCTGGTTTGATACCAGCAGTTTCTTCATAAACCTGAATGGTTGCTGTGTCGCCTTCCAGTTCGATTATCTCACCGATAAGTCCTTCTTCACCGACTCTAACCATCTCATTCATCTGGGTTCCCTTCATGCCGTCTCCAACAATAACGGGACCTGCTATTTTAATTATCCTTCCTGTAATCATTTTACCATCTCAACCCCAATTACTCGTTTAATAAGTTCCCCAATAGGATCAGTCTTCCTTTCAGATGGACCTGTTTTATCGGGTACTTCAATTATCATAGGTAACGCGCTTGCTTTTGTGAGTCTCTCAATTGTTTTCCTCAGTTCATCTCCAATCTTTTCAGTGGTTATTATGATTGAAAAATCTCCTTTGAAAACTTCTTTAAGGGTGGTTTCTGCTTCTTCCATATTTTCTACAGGATACCCTGATTTTATGCCTCCAAGCTTAAATCCTGTAACTGTATCTGGATCTGCAATAACCGCTATACTTGATTTCATACTAGCAACTCCTTAATTTTTGAGTTAGAGAATCCTACTTCTCTTTTTGCGCGAGTTATAACCTTTAAGTTTCTTATTTCTTTTTCTTTTTTGCTTAAGAAACCTACAATTGGCCCTATTCCGAAAGGTATTTTAACTGATAAAGCTTTTGCAGTTTGTCTGACTTTTTCGTCTAAAGCTGCTTCCAGTGGTGCTACAGAACCTGTTTTAGTATATTCTGGTAAAGCATCAGTAAGAATTTGTGCATATTCAGTTCCGTCTAGGCTGCTTACAACATTTCCTACACTTTCAGATTCCATTAGGTCTTTTAATTTCCATTCTCTAATTTGATAACCATCTGAAACAATATAAGGTTGTATATCGTCATACTTTAGACCTTCAGCTTTTGCCCTTAAAATGATGCCTAAGTTAGCTGCGTCAATTTGTGTTCCTATATATGAATGTAAAGCTCTTGTGCTTTCATCAGAAGGATTTGATGTAGCGGTTAATAGGTTTTCAAGGAAAAATTTATCGAGCGAAGCTTCTAAAGGTAAAACCATGCCTGTTTTTTGATATGCAGGCAATGCCTCATCAAGAACATGTGCATATGCTGTCCCTTCAAGACCGTTGATAATTTCAGTGATACTTTTTGCATCTAAAAGTTTATCCAGTGAGTCTTTTAACTCTCCAAATGGAACTATAAGATTTACAGTTTCATCTCTGGATAAATCTGCTTCTTTTGCAGCAATTATGCTTTTTATATTCCTTATATCCCATTTTTGGAGTAAAACACTGAAAATAGGTTTAATATCCTTTGGGACTATTTTGGTTAATGTTTCATAATTATCTGCAAGATGCGTATCAAGGGCTTTTTCTAGAGGATACTGATCTATGTATTTTGCATAGTCTGGAAGTCCTCTAAGATAATTTGTCACTTCTGTTAAGTCATTTGATTCGATAATTTCTGTTAATTGTTTTTCTGTAAGAATTTTTCCTGTTCTTGCTCTTACTCGTGCATTAGGGTAAGCATATGGAAAAATATCTAACAATGGTCGTATGACTACCACTATCACTATAGCTCCAACAATTAACCCTACCAGTGCTAAAAGACCTAAAAGAGGATCAATAGAGGGAAAACCCATTTGAGCTACTATTGATATGATACCATCTGCCATGATTTTTCCCCCTTATTATTTAAATAATATTTTTGCAACCTCTGATCGTAGAGCTTTTTTGAACCTCAGCATTCTAGCTTCGATTGTATTGTTAACTTCAATATCTCCATTTTTGGTTTTTACAACAGCTCCCCCAATGGTAGCTATGTTTTCTCCAATCTCTAAGGTTGTTTTAGTGCCAGTTTTTCCTTCAATATTCTTTTCAAGTGATGAAATTGCATCCTTGACTTTGGCAACGTCATCTGCTTTTAATGATAATATTAAGTCTCCTCCACCAATCTCAATAGAAGCTTCTTCTATGATTTTTTTGAGGGATTCTTTGTATTCATCACTATCAGTAGATGCAATTTTCTTTAGTTCATCTTCGGCACGTTTAAATGCACTTTCTATTATTTCTTCTCTTGCCTCAAGCTCTGCTCTTCTGGAGTTCATTTTAGCTTCAGAGATGAGCTGTTGATATTTCATTGCGGACTGTTTATTGGCATTTTCCAGGATCTTTTCTTTTTCTAAAACTGCTTCTTTTTCTCCTTCTTCAACAATAAGAGCAGTTTCTCTTTCAGCTTCTTGGATTATAACATCAGCCTTACTTTGCGCATCAGAAATTATGCTTGAGACAATTTTATCTGCCCCAGAGTTCATTTAACTATCCTCCAAGTATTCTGTTGAATACTTAACCTCCTCCGAGGAGTCCAACACCTAACATTATCAATATAGCAACTAACAGACCGTATATAGCCTGAGTCTCTGATAATACTGCGAAGATAAGGCCCTGAGCAAACATGTCTTTGTCTTCTACTACTGCACCTACAGATGATGCTCCAGTGATACCCTGACCGATACCAGAACCAAGACCAGCAAATCCAATAGCTGCACCTGCACCTACTGCTGCTAATCCCATAGCGACGCTAATATTCTTTGTTGCTCCACCAAGTATTCCAGCACCTAACATTAACAGTATAGCAATTAACAGACCGTATATAGCCTGAGTCTCTGCAAGTACAGCGAAGATAAGGCCCTGAGCAAACATACCTCTGTCTTCTGCAACTGCACCTACACCTCCAGCAGCTGCTATACCTTGTCCTAAACCTGATCCTAATCCAGCAAAACCTACTGCTACTCCCGCGCCTATTGCTACTAGTGCGCCACCTATTTCTAATACCATTTATTTACCTCCTAACTTAGTAATTTTTCTTTTTGTACGGAAAGCCCGGAATTTTTGACTTCCGCCGATGTAAAACTGACCAAAAAATTCAACATAATGTAAACGGAGAGCGTTAATAATACCTCCGAAAGTCTGGAACGCACCGTTAGCGATGTGTCCAAATATAAATACTATTGGTATGAGTATTAAACCAATATAAGGAATTCCGCCCACTAACTGGACAAAAATGTTCACAGTCATAGCTATTCCGCCTGTTGCAAGACCAAGAGCAAGCAGCCTTGCATATGATAGAATATTTCCAATCATTCCCATAAGGTCCATGACTCCAAATGGTCCATTAACATATATGAACATGATAATGGCTATAACGGCAATGGCTCCTCCTACATAGAGTAAAATTGAACTTAATCCTAACAAGAAAGATGCAGCTGCAAGACCAACACCTACAAACATCATTAGCCATGCTATTTGTTCTCCTAAAGCTTCTTTGGTTTTTCCAGCTACTAAATTGTTACGAGCTCCAATTATTAGCCCTATAACTGTGTAGATTACACCAACTGCTATTGCCATAATTAATATGTTATCAGGATGTGCAAATGCATTGACTGCTTCTACAGTTCCAGGGATCGCAACAGTTGGATCTCCTATAAGGAATCTACCGTATATATCTCCCAGGAAACTATTTGTAATTGTACCAAGTATAATTGCCCATAGACCACCTGTAACCATGATAATACCCATATTGCGCATCATCTTATTTACTTTTCCAAGTCCAAGAATTAAAACTATACCAATTAAAGCATCTGCAATACCATAACCGGCATCTGTAAGACAGAACCCGAAGAAAAATGGGAACATTAATGCAAGGAATATTGATGGATCTATTTCATTATAACCTGGTGGAGAGTACATATGTACGAACATTTCGTATGGTTTGGCAAAACGTGGGTTATCCAGATGAATTGGAATGTCATCTCCTTCTTCAGGATCAGTTACTTCAATGATGGAGTAACCTTCACTGGATTCATTAATGGTTTCAACAGCTTTATCTGCCTTTTTAACTGGAACCCATGCTTCTAACATTAAAGTTTTATTTGTTTCTCCAAAGAAAGAAAATATTTCATTTCTATTTTTTTCGATATCGAGCTGCTCTTTTAATATTAAAAGATCATCTTTCCATTTTTCTGCAATATCTGCAAGTTCATTCATTAATTGTGCTTTTTCATTATCAATTTCATTGATTCTAGCTTCGGCACTTGAAATTATTGCAGCTGGTTTTCCGGAAAGTCCTGAAGTATTATACAACTCAAATTCGAATCTTCTTAGAAGAGCTGAGACTTTACTACCATATTCTTTTAAAGTTATGACGATTAAGATCTTTGTATCTTCTTCGGCATCTTGCTCTAAAATCACGATCTGATCTGTTATGGAAGTTACTTCTTTTTTAAATTCTTCAAATTGAGCACTGGGCATTTTTCCAGCTATTGCAGAAGTATATATTGTATTTTCTAAATCACTGAGATCAATATCAATATTTTGGAGTTTAGTTGCAATGTTAAGAGCGTTGTTAAGCTCGTTTTTTTCTGAATCAAGAATATTTATTTTATTTTCGATTGTTTTTGTTTGTCCTTCTACTTTGTCTAGAACGGATTCTGCATGTGCAATGAGAGTTTCCGTATCTAGATCTTCAACTTCTTTTTTTTGTGGTACTTTTGGATTTATAAAGCCCATAACACTCTTAAGAATGCCGCCTTCTTTTCGTTCTGCGGATTTTAAAAAATCAACAATTCCTGCAGTCTTCATTTGAAGTGAAGATAGTTTACCAGTATAGGCAGTGGCCTTTGATGGTTTTAAAATTTGTTTCCATTCCGCATCCTGTTGGATGCGTTCTGAAATATCATGGATTTGAACTATCTCTTCTTCATGAAGAGCACTTACCACAGAATTAGAATAGGCATCTAAAGTGAGTATTTTAAGCTTTTTCATTCTCGCTGGCTTAAACATATTATCACTTTTTTTTAACTAACGAGAATAGGCCTATAGTATATTTTTAACTATAACGTCTACAGCTTCATCAACTTTACCTGCAGCCTGATTTTTAGTTTTATTTATTTTCTCGTCAGCTTCTTTTGATATTTGGAGAGTTTCTTTTTTAGCTTCATCTTCTGCTTTAAAGATTATATCACCAGTTTCTTCATGAGCTTCGTCTTTAGCGTTTTTAATAAGCACCTCTGCCTTTTCTTTCGCTTCTTCTTTCATTTTAGAGGATCTTTGCTTTGCATCCTCTATTAGTTTATCGGCATCATTTTCTGCCTTTTTAATTGTCGTAATAGCTTCAGATATCGACATCATTTTGAATCACCATGATGAACAAAACTCTATTTTCAGTTATATTTATCTTTTACTATTTAATTTTCCGAGGAATTTCTTTATAAATGAATATATAAAGAGGTATGTTACTTTTCATCCTCTTTTATTATCCTGCGTTCATCAATGCCGTCATAGTAAATCTCTTCTGTATCGAATAATTTTCTGAAAGGAGCTTCTCTGGTCTGTTCTTCATATATATGTGTAACGAGAGCGGGAAGTCTCCCAATCATGAATATTCCAGTCCCAATAGTCCAATCGAAACCCATATCTGACAATATGCCTGCATTGGCTCCGTCGATATTCATTCTAATTCCTTTTTCTTCTAAAAGAATACTTTGAATTGTAAGTGCAAGCTCAGTGTGTATTCCTGAACACCCGTACTCTTTGGCAAGTTCTATAAGTTTGCGGGCCCTTGGATCTTCATTGTGGTATCTGTGGCCGAAACCAGGTATTTTATTTCCACTTTCTAAAAATTCATCCACCATTTCCCTGGCAGTTGCTTCTATATCTCCATGTGATCGTTTAACACCTTCTTGAATGGTTTTCATGGCATTCTCTATGGCTCCTGCATGGTGTTTCCCAAAGGCCAAAAGTCCGCCTGAAACGCATGCGTGCATTGGGGATCCTGTAGATGCAATAATTCTTGCAGCCTGAGTACTTGGGGGTGTTACACCGTGATCACAAAAGGAAGTTAAGACTGCTTCAAACATTTTTGATTCACTTTCTGGTGGTAATTCTCCCTTAATGAGTAAATAAACCATTTCAGAAAAGGATATATTTCCTATAAGATCCTCCTGCATGTATCCTCTAGTTTTAAGTTTATTTGGTTCAACGCTTGTTATGCTGGTCTTCCATTTGGGATTACCAAGTTTAAGTAGGTTTTCTATTGTTTCTCTTCCAATTGCCATGATATATCACTCCAGAATTGAGGAATGGAGAAATACTGACGATCTTCGTGGTTCCACGCAGCAGCACGGTCTCATAGATAAAATTCTAACACCGCTTGCTCTTTGCGGACCAATTCTAACAAAAGATCCAAGTGCAGTAACAGAACCCCCAATTCCAAGTGCCCCTACTTTAGAACTATTTATGGATTCTGTTATTTCCTCTTCTATTTTGGATTGTTCATTCAAATTTCCATATGCCATTGCTTTTACCATCAATGACGAAGCTTCAAAATGAGTTCTACCAATGCCTACAGCAGGGATGCATGGAGTGCACCCAAGCATTTTGACCTCTGATTTCATCCATGTTTTAACTTCATTAAATACTTTTCTATTATCCCTCTTATGGAAAACTCTATATGTGCTTGCCCTAATCTCAGGGCCTCCACCTAACATTAAAATATGAATATTCACACCATCTGATCGACTTTTATCAAGTATAAATGATGGAGGGGTGAGTTTTCCAGGATCAGTATATAGCCCTTTACTCTGTTCTATCCGTTCAATACCATTGCCCCGTACGGCCATAGGTCTTGCAGGAAGTTCAATAAGACCTTTTTCTATTCCAAATTTTATATCTTCGAAGAAATTAGCAGGTAAACTGACATTTTCTCCAATTTCCACTAAAACATGTGGAATACCTGTATCATCACAAAGAGGAACCTTATTTTTATTTGCTATCTCAGCATTTTTTATGAGTAATTCAAGCATCCAGGAAGTGTTTTCATTAGTTTCCATGTCCACTGCTCTTTTATAAGCATCAAACTGATCCTTCCTGAAAGTTGTACTTGCTTCAATTACTGCGTCTCTGATTAAATTAACTATTTCCATCCAATAAACACTTCCTAAGTACAATTTTTAGATAATAATTGAGTATATACTTTAAATTCCAGATAATCTAAAATTATTTTGGGATTGCTAAGTCTGATGCGTCTTTCCCGGACATTACTGCATCGCTGTAATATCTATTTATCATGTCTTGAACAAGTGAGACCTGTCTTATACGTTCTGCAGCTTGTGTCTCTGTTGTGTCCCATCCATGATGTCCAGCTACTGCTCCACCAGTCTTAAGATAAACAGGCGCTGCATATTTTATTATATCAGGGACTTCGTAGTGTCTTATAAATCCACCTGATGACTGGGGATTTTCTGTATGGAGATCGATAGAAATGTCAATTGCATTCCTTATTGACGCGATCATAGGTATCTGCAGATCTCTTACTGGATTAAATGAATCCGCCCCAATTTCTTGCAGTAACTTTGCAGAAGCAGGGTTCCCATGTCCTGTGTGGGCAGATACTTTAAAATGAGTATCCTTTGGGAGTTCGCCATCATCCCTCATTTTTCCAAGTGTCCAGAGAAGTCCCTCATCATAAACTACGATTCCTCTAACTCCCAGATCCACAGCTCTTCTAACATCTTCTATGGCATATACAAGGTTGTCATAACCTCTTAACCGATAGCCAATTCTCATTCCTTCTTTTGTTTTTGCAGATGCACTTGTATCATATGTTGCACGGGGCCCGACGCTTAAAAAAAGTTCTACCTTAGCGTCTTTAGCAATGTCAATCATCTGTTCTATTTCATAATCTGTAAGGAGCATTATTCCTTTAGTCTGTGTTACCCTGTGGACTTTAACTCCATATTTATCTGTAGCATCAATAAGGGCCGCCATTGCACCGGGTTTCTGAATCCCTGGAACTTCGAACCTGTACTGTGAACCATCTGGAAACCTCTTTTTTGATACTCTTAAATTATTATTTTCTATTCCAATAGTTTTAAGAAACTCTTTAGTCTGCATCATTATCACTTATCCTTCTCTATTAGCGTAATTTATTAATTTTAAATCTGAATAGTTTAGTTAGTTATTTTAAATTCATTATCCAGTGTCATCATTAATTCTTTCATGTTATAATTTTCTAAATCATCTAGTATTTCTAAAATATTGGCCGATACTCCTGGATTCAACTCTATGAATTTGTCCATTAATTCATTCAAGGTAAACTGGTTTTCAGGTTCTCCTTTTGGTAAATCAACACATTCACTGTAGGAGTGATCTTCAGTTTGGATTATTACGTTTGATGATCTTTTATATGGGTATGATTCATCCAGATTCTCATCACATTCAGTGACAATTTTACTGGAAATTTTTGCTATTTCATCATCTGTTTTCAAGTCATCAAGACTTAAATTTCCATTTCGCACTGCTATTGCAAGACTTACAGGTAAACTTTGCCTTATAGCTTCTTTTGTTTTTGGATCATAATTATCATGGTTTGCAGCAATTTTATATGTCTTAACGATTATTTTTTGTATATCATCTGTTTTAATACTGTTTTTATTTAAAATACAAAAAGCAGCATCAATTGTAGAGTGTAAATGTCTGCATACTGGGTATTTTTTGAAATATACATCCTGAATATGGAAATTTCCTATTTCCAGTTTCTTATTATTAATATCACCATTTACCATTGAGGATATAAACCCTTCTTTTCCATCGATGATTGAAGAAGCGCCGGTAAATCCCTCTTTTGCAAGAAGCGCTGATAAAAC
This genomic window from Methanobacterium veterum contains:
- a CDS encoding DUF22 domain-containing protein: MGAIRVLNRVDEVKEELKGEELHALGDFKVGNIIGKLRAVIADEDMDIKANEAKSIKIKKINIPANHIVFLSAYASNRYGHTVAVGEEVHLPMSMKRTVDYASFLANIDGTIQKDDLLGVLVLLPVEMIK
- a CDS encoding V-type ATP synthase subunit C is translated as MADGIISIVAQMGFPSIDPLLGLLALVGLIVGAIVIVVVIRPLLDIFPYAYPNARVRARTGKILTEKQLTEIIESNDLTEVTNYLRGLPDYAKYIDQYPLEKALDTHLADNYETLTKIVPKDIKPIFSVLLQKWDIRNIKSIIAAKEADLSRDETVNLIVPFGELKDSLDKLLDAKSITEIINGLEGTAYAHVLDEALPAYQKTGMVLPLEASLDKFFLENLLTATSNPSDESTRALHSYIGTQIDAANLGIILRAKAEGLKYDDIQPYIVSDGYQIREWKLKDLMESESVGNVVSSLDGTEYAQILTDALPEYTKTGSVAPLEAALDEKVRQTAKALSVKIPFGIGPIVGFLSKKEKEIRNLKVITRAKREVGFSNSKIKELLV
- a CDS encoding ATP synthase subunit A, with product MITGRIIKIAGPVIVGDGMKGTQMNEMVRVGEEGLIGEIIELEGDTATIQVYEETAGIKPGEQIESTGGPLSVELGPGILTSIYDGIQRPLENIKALTGDYIERGVDVPALPKDKKWKFVPKVSAGAQVKGGDVIGEVQETSSIVHRIMIPPKTEGTLKSIVSEGEYTIVDDIAEVETSAGVEKVQMVQKWPVRVGRPYKSKLDPDIPLVTGQRAQDTFFTVAKGGTAAMPGPFGSGKTVTQQQLAKWADADIVVYIGCGERGNEMTEVLTEFPELEDPKTGKPLMDRTVLIANTSNMPVAAREASVYTGITIAEYFRDMGYDVALMADSTSRWAEAMREISGRLEEMPGEEGYPAYLASKLAQFYERAGRVTTVGTEDKVASLTVVGAVSPPGGDLSEPVTQNTLRISKVFWALDSSLADKRHFPSIDWLQSYSLYVDSIAGWWNTNVGDDWRELRDEAMLLLQKESELQEIVQLVGPDALPDRERVTLETTRMLREDFLQQNAFHEIDTYCAPAKQYGMLKTIVMFQEHATAALERGAASNDIIALSVKEDIGRMKYIPEAEFEAEIKAIQDKVIKQTSEV
- a CDS encoding ATP synthase subunit B, which encodes MDLNIKTREYTTVSEVSGPLMIVEGVEDVGYNEIVDIITPAGDARRGQVLEVREGFAVVQVFEGTSDLNTATTKVRFTGETARLGVSLDMLGRVFGGTGKPIDGGPEIIPDKELDINGNPMNPTAREFPAEFIQTGISTIDGTNTLVRGQKLPIFSGSGLPHNDLAAQIARHAKVVGEETEFAVVFAAMGITHEEANFFMRDFERTGALERVTVFMNLADDPATERIITPRMALTTAEYFAFEKGMHVLVILTDMTNYCEALREISAAREEVPGRRGYPGYMYTDLASLYERAGRMEGKEGSITQMPILVMPQDDITHPIPDLTGYITEGQIVLSRDLYRKGIYPPVDVLPSLSRLMSGGIGEGRTREDHSGVSDQLYSAYSEGRDLRDLMAVVGEEALTERDRKYLAFADEFENKFVTETKDEDRTIEETLTIGWELLSLLPEAELKRVKAEHIPKYHPAHK
- a CDS encoding V-type ATP synthase subunit D: MAQEMLEGVNPTRMELLKLKDREKLAVKGHGLLKEKRNALIMEFFNILERVKGSRNEVEKKMAEAFEDLTTAQIVMGDLAVKKAAVSVKESVKVDIDSRSVMGVVVPILEAETSQRNMVQRGYGFVDTSAKLDEAARKFEESINLILELAEIEKTIVLLAEEIESTKRRVNALEHIIIPRVENTVKYIEMRLEEMERENFVRLKMIKKAMES
- a CDS encoding V-type ATP synthase subunit F, with amino-acid sequence MKSSIAVIADPDTVTGFKLGGIKSGYPVENMEEAETTLKEVFKGDFSIIITTEKIGDELRKTIERLTKASALPMIIEVPDKTGPSERKTDPIGELIKRVIGVEMVK
- a CDS encoding DUF61 family protein, translated to MKKLDPSDNILKKQVISLNRHLPRRRKTLAELLKEERPHVLGADGTRHRFKNAELKEIASMIDKEDYKKLKLPIYIEIESLTSGARIAGDMESTIICKILNIDPCKRELFIYRPQIKELRIKFPTTTQYIFLVR